From a single Phalacrocorax carbo chromosome 10, bPhaCar2.1, whole genome shotgun sequence genomic region:
- the NDE1 gene encoding nuclear distribution protein nudE homolog 1 codes for MEDSEGHQFSSVEEETRYWKELAMKYKQCAENTQEELREFQEGSREYEAELETQLQQTESRNRDLLSENNRLRMELESVKEKIEMQHSEGYRQISALEDDLAQTKAIKDQLQKYIRELEQANDDLERAKRATIMSLEDFEQRLNQAIERNAFLESELDEKENLLESVQRLKDEARDLRQELAVQQKQEKPKTPMRTPLETERTDTAVQASLSVPSTPSVYRAPNINTPTPVTFRRGFEDSFSATPLTPAARISALNIVGDLLRKVGALESKLASCRNFVYDQSPNRTTVSMYMNRDVLETRLSPHQPLCDTGLVKRLEFGTRPSNIPGPMSHPSQSVVKMLL; via the exons ATGGAAGACTCAGAAGGACATCAGTTCAGCTCAGTGGAAGAGGAAACCAGATACTGGAAAGAGCTGGCTATGAAATACAAGCAGTG TGCTGAGAATACACAGGAAGAATTGCGTGAATTTCAAGAAGGGAGCCGAGAGTATGAAGCTGAACTGGAGACTCAGCTGCAGCAAACAGAGTCCAGAAACAGAGACCTTCTGTCAGAAAACAATCGCCTGCGAATGGAACTGGAGTCAGTTAAG GAAAAGATCGAAATGCAGCATTCGGAAGGATACAGGCAAATCTCTGCACTGGAAGATGACTTGGCACAGACAAAAGCTATTAAAGATcaacttcagaaatatattcGAGAACTCGAGCAAGCAAATGATGACTTGGAAAGAGCAAAAAG AGCCACTATAATGTCTCTGGAGGATTTTGAACAGCGTTTAAACCAGGCTATTGAAAGAAATGCCTTTCTGGAGAGTGAGCtggatgagaaagaaaaccttCTGGAGTCTGTGCAGCGCCTGAAGGATGAAGCTAGAG ATCTACGACAAGAGCTTGCAgtgcagcagaaacaggagaaacccaaaacaccaaTGCGAACTCCCCTAGAAACGGAAAGAACAGACACTGCAGTTCAAGCATCCCTATCTGTGCCTTCAACTCCCTCAGTGTACCGGGCACCCAACATCAACACACCCACCCCTGTGACATTTAGGAGAG GTTTTGAGGACAGTTTCAGTGCAACCCCTCTCACACCTGCTGCAAGAATATCTGCACTTAACATCGTGGGAGACTTGCTGCGAAAAGTGGGG GCTTTGGAGTCCAAACTTGCATCTTGCCGAAACTTTGTGTATGATCAGTCTCCAAACAGAACCACGGTGTCCATGTACATGAACAGAGATGTCCTTGAAACACGCCTGAGTCCTCATCAGCCGCTGTGTGATACAGG GTTAGTGAAACGCCTAGAGTTTGGAACACGGCCTTCAAATATTCCAGGACCAATGAGCCATCCCTCACAAAGTGTTGTCAAGATGCTGCTATGA